A window of the Cynocephalus volans isolate mCynVol1 chromosome 10, mCynVol1.pri, whole genome shotgun sequence genome harbors these coding sequences:
- the CDK10 gene encoding cyclin-dependent kinase 10 isoform X4, whose amino-acid sequence MAEADPESEQIRLKCIRKEGFFTVPPEHRLGRCRSVKEFEKLNRIGEGTYGIVYRARDTQTDEIVALKKVRMDKEKDGIPISSLREITLLLRLRHPNIVELKEVVVGSHLESIFLVMGYCEQDLASLLENMPTPFSEAQVKCIVLQVLRGLQYLHRNFIIHRYRAPELLLGTTTQTTSIDMWAMGCILAELLAHKPLLPGTSEIHQIDLIVQLLGTPSENIWPGFSKLPLVGQYSLRKQPYNNLKHKFPWLSEAGLRLLNFLFMYDPKKRATAGDCLESSYFKEKPLPCEPELMPTFPHHRNKRAAPTTSEGQSKRSKP is encoded by the exons CTGGGACGATGCCGGAGCGTGAAGGAGTTTGAGAAGCTGAACCGCATCGGGGAGGGCACCTATGGCATCGTGT ATCGGGCCCGGGACACCCAGACAGATGAGATTGTCGCACTGAAGAAAGTGCGGATGGACAAGGAGAAGGATG GCATCCCCATCAGCAGCCTGCGGGAAATCACACTGCTCCTCCGCCTTCGCCATCCCAACATTGTGGAGCTAAAGGAGGTGGTTGTGGGGAGCCACCTGGAGAG catcttCCTGGTGATGGGTTACTGTGAGCAAGACCTGGCCAGCCTCCTGGAGAATATGCCGACGCCCTTCTCTGAGGCCCAG GTCAAGTGCATCGTGCTGCAGGTTCTCCGGGGCCTCCAGTACCTGCATAGGAACTTCATCATCCACAG GTACCGAGCCCCCGAACTGCTGCTGGGAACCACTACCCAGACCACCAGCATTGACATGTG GGCCATGGGCTGCATCCTGGCCGAGCTGCTGGCCCACAAGCCTCTTCTCCCTGGCACTTCTGAGATCCACCAGATCGACCTGATCGTACAGCTGCTGGGGACACCCAGTGAGAATATCTGGCCG GGCTTCTCCAAGCTGCCACTGGTGGGCCAGTACAGTCTCAGGAAGCAGCCGTATAACAACCTCAAGCACAAGTTCCCATGGCTCTCAGAGGCCGGCCTGCGCCTGCTGAATTTCCTCTTCATGTATGACCCTAAGAAAAG GGCAACAGCCGGGGACTGCCTGGAGAGCTCCTACTTCAAAGAGAAGCCCCTAC CGTGCGAGCCAGAGCTCATGCCCACATTCCCCCACCACCGCAACAAGCGGGCCGCCCCCACTACATCCGAGGGCCAGAGCAAGCGCAGCAAGCCCTGA
- the CDK10 gene encoding cyclin-dependent kinase 10 isoform X3, which produces MAEADPESEQIRLKCIHRARDTQTDEIVALKKVRMDKEKDGIPISSLREITLLLRLRHPNIVELKEVVVGSHLESIFLVMGYCEQDLASLLENMPTPFSEAQVKCIVLQVLRGLQYLHRNFIIHRDLKVSNLLMTDKGYVKTADFGLARAYGVPVKPMTPKVVTLWYRAPELLLGTTTQTTSIDMWAMGCILAELLAHKPLLPGTSEIHQIDLIVQLLGTPSENIWPGFSKLPLVGQYSLRKQPYNNLKHKFPWLSEAGLRLLNFLFMYDPKKRATAGDCLESSYFKEKPLPCEPELMPTFPHHRNKRAAPTTSEGQSKRSKP; this is translated from the exons ATCGGGCCCGGGACACCCAGACAGATGAGATTGTCGCACTGAAGAAAGTGCGGATGGACAAGGAGAAGGATG GCATCCCCATCAGCAGCCTGCGGGAAATCACACTGCTCCTCCGCCTTCGCCATCCCAACATTGTGGAGCTAAAGGAGGTGGTTGTGGGGAGCCACCTGGAGAG catcttCCTGGTGATGGGTTACTGTGAGCAAGACCTGGCCAGCCTCCTGGAGAATATGCCGACGCCCTTCTCTGAGGCCCAG GTCAAGTGCATCGTGCTGCAGGTTCTCCGGGGCCTCCAGTACCTGCATAGGAACTTCATCATCCACAG GGACTTGAAGGTCTCCAACTTGCTCATGACTGATAAGGGCTATGTGAAGACAG CGGATTTTGGCCTGGCCCGGGCCTATGGTGTCCCCGTAAAGCCTATGACCCCCAAGGTGGTCACCCTCTG GTACCGAGCCCCCGAACTGCTGCTGGGAACCACTACCCAGACCACCAGCATTGACATGTG GGCCATGGGCTGCATCCTGGCCGAGCTGCTGGCCCACAAGCCTCTTCTCCCTGGCACTTCTGAGATCCACCAGATCGACCTGATCGTACAGCTGCTGGGGACACCCAGTGAGAATATCTGGCCG GGCTTCTCCAAGCTGCCACTGGTGGGCCAGTACAGTCTCAGGAAGCAGCCGTATAACAACCTCAAGCACAAGTTCCCATGGCTCTCAGAGGCCGGCCTGCGCCTGCTGAATTTCCTCTTCATGTATGACCCTAAGAAAAG GGCAACAGCCGGGGACTGCCTGGAGAGCTCCTACTTCAAAGAGAAGCCCCTAC CGTGCGAGCCAGAGCTCATGCCCACATTCCCCCACCACCGCAACAAGCGGGCCGCCCCCACTACATCCGAGGGCCAGAGCAAGCGCAGCAAGCCCTGA
- the CDK10 gene encoding cyclin-dependent kinase 10 isoform X1: MAEADPESEQIRLKCIRKEGFFTVPPEHRLGRCRSVKEFEKLNRIGEGTYGIVYRARDTQTDEIVALKKVRMDKEKDGIPISSLREITLLLRLRHPNIVELKEVVVGSHLESIFLVMGYCEQDLASLLENMPTPFSEAQVKCIVLQVLRGLQYLHRNFIIHRDLKVSNLLMTDKGYVKTADFGLARAYGVPVKPMTPKVVTLWYRAPELLLGTTTQTTSIDMWAMGCILAELLAHKPLLPGTSEIHQIDLIVQLLGTPSENIWPGFSKLPLVGQYSLRKQPYNNLKHKFPWLSEAGLRLLNFLFMYDPKKRATAGDCLESSYFKEKPLPCEPELMPTFPHHRNKRAAPTTSEGQSKRSKP, from the exons CTGGGACGATGCCGGAGCGTGAAGGAGTTTGAGAAGCTGAACCGCATCGGGGAGGGCACCTATGGCATCGTGT ATCGGGCCCGGGACACCCAGACAGATGAGATTGTCGCACTGAAGAAAGTGCGGATGGACAAGGAGAAGGATG GCATCCCCATCAGCAGCCTGCGGGAAATCACACTGCTCCTCCGCCTTCGCCATCCCAACATTGTGGAGCTAAAGGAGGTGGTTGTGGGGAGCCACCTGGAGAG catcttCCTGGTGATGGGTTACTGTGAGCAAGACCTGGCCAGCCTCCTGGAGAATATGCCGACGCCCTTCTCTGAGGCCCAG GTCAAGTGCATCGTGCTGCAGGTTCTCCGGGGCCTCCAGTACCTGCATAGGAACTTCATCATCCACAG GGACTTGAAGGTCTCCAACTTGCTCATGACTGATAAGGGCTATGTGAAGACAG CGGATTTTGGCCTGGCCCGGGCCTATGGTGTCCCCGTAAAGCCTATGACCCCCAAGGTGGTCACCCTCTG GTACCGAGCCCCCGAACTGCTGCTGGGAACCACTACCCAGACCACCAGCATTGACATGTG GGCCATGGGCTGCATCCTGGCCGAGCTGCTGGCCCACAAGCCTCTTCTCCCTGGCACTTCTGAGATCCACCAGATCGACCTGATCGTACAGCTGCTGGGGACACCCAGTGAGAATATCTGGCCG GGCTTCTCCAAGCTGCCACTGGTGGGCCAGTACAGTCTCAGGAAGCAGCCGTATAACAACCTCAAGCACAAGTTCCCATGGCTCTCAGAGGCCGGCCTGCGCCTGCTGAATTTCCTCTTCATGTATGACCCTAAGAAAAG GGCAACAGCCGGGGACTGCCTGGAGAGCTCCTACTTCAAAGAGAAGCCCCTAC CGTGCGAGCCAGAGCTCATGCCCACATTCCCCCACCACCGCAACAAGCGGGCCGCCCCCACTACATCCGAGGGCCAGAGCAAGCGCAGCAAGCCCTGA
- the CDK10 gene encoding cyclin-dependent kinase 10 isoform X2 has protein sequence MAEADPESEQIRLKCIRKEGFFTVPPEHRLGRCRSVKEFEKLNRIGEGTYGIVYRARDTQTDEIVALKKVRMDKEKDGIPISSLREITLLLRLRHPNIVELKEVVVGSHLESIFLVMGYCEQDLASLLENMPTPFSEAQVKCIVLQVLRGLQYLHRNFIIHRDLKVSNLLMTDKGYVKTADFGLARAYGVPVKPMTPKVVTLWYRAPELLLGTTTQTTSIDMWAMGCILAELLAHKPLLPGTSEIHQIDLIVQLLGTPSENIWPGFSKLPLVGQYSLRKQPYNNLKHKFPWLSEAGLRLLNFLFMATAGDCLESSYFKEKPLPCEPELMPTFPHHRNKRAAPTTSEGQSKRSKP, from the exons CTGGGACGATGCCGGAGCGTGAAGGAGTTTGAGAAGCTGAACCGCATCGGGGAGGGCACCTATGGCATCGTGT ATCGGGCCCGGGACACCCAGACAGATGAGATTGTCGCACTGAAGAAAGTGCGGATGGACAAGGAGAAGGATG GCATCCCCATCAGCAGCCTGCGGGAAATCACACTGCTCCTCCGCCTTCGCCATCCCAACATTGTGGAGCTAAAGGAGGTGGTTGTGGGGAGCCACCTGGAGAG catcttCCTGGTGATGGGTTACTGTGAGCAAGACCTGGCCAGCCTCCTGGAGAATATGCCGACGCCCTTCTCTGAGGCCCAG GTCAAGTGCATCGTGCTGCAGGTTCTCCGGGGCCTCCAGTACCTGCATAGGAACTTCATCATCCACAG GGACTTGAAGGTCTCCAACTTGCTCATGACTGATAAGGGCTATGTGAAGACAG CGGATTTTGGCCTGGCCCGGGCCTATGGTGTCCCCGTAAAGCCTATGACCCCCAAGGTGGTCACCCTCTG GTACCGAGCCCCCGAACTGCTGCTGGGAACCACTACCCAGACCACCAGCATTGACATGTG GGCCATGGGCTGCATCCTGGCCGAGCTGCTGGCCCACAAGCCTCTTCTCCCTGGCACTTCTGAGATCCACCAGATCGACCTGATCGTACAGCTGCTGGGGACACCCAGTGAGAATATCTGGCCG GGCTTCTCCAAGCTGCCACTGGTGGGCCAGTACAGTCTCAGGAAGCAGCCGTATAACAACCTCAAGCACAAGTTCCCATGGCTCTCAGAGGCCGGCCTGCGCCTGCTGAATTTCCTCTTCAT GGCAACAGCCGGGGACTGCCTGGAGAGCTCCTACTTCAAAGAGAAGCCCCTAC CGTGCGAGCCAGAGCTCATGCCCACATTCCCCCACCACCGCAACAAGCGGGCCGCCCCCACTACATCCGAGGGCCAGAGCAAGCGCAGCAAGCCCTGA
- the CDK10 gene encoding cyclin-dependent kinase 10 isoform X5 codes for MDKEKDGIPISSLREITLLLRLRHPNIVELKEVVVGSHLESIFLVMGYCEQDLASLLENMPTPFSEAQVKCIVLQVLRGLQYLHRNFIIHRDLKVSNLLMTDKGYVKTADFGLARAYGVPVKPMTPKVVTLWYRAPELLLGTTTQTTSIDMWAMGCILAELLAHKPLLPGTSEIHQIDLIVQLLGTPSENIWPGFSKLPLVGQYSLRKQPYNNLKHKFPWLSEAGLRLLNFLFMYDPKKRATAGDCLESSYFKEKPLPCEPELMPTFPHHRNKRAAPTTSEGQSKRSKP; via the exons ATGGACAAGGAGAAGGATG GCATCCCCATCAGCAGCCTGCGGGAAATCACACTGCTCCTCCGCCTTCGCCATCCCAACATTGTGGAGCTAAAGGAGGTGGTTGTGGGGAGCCACCTGGAGAG catcttCCTGGTGATGGGTTACTGTGAGCAAGACCTGGCCAGCCTCCTGGAGAATATGCCGACGCCCTTCTCTGAGGCCCAG GTCAAGTGCATCGTGCTGCAGGTTCTCCGGGGCCTCCAGTACCTGCATAGGAACTTCATCATCCACAG GGACTTGAAGGTCTCCAACTTGCTCATGACTGATAAGGGCTATGTGAAGACAG CGGATTTTGGCCTGGCCCGGGCCTATGGTGTCCCCGTAAAGCCTATGACCCCCAAGGTGGTCACCCTCTG GTACCGAGCCCCCGAACTGCTGCTGGGAACCACTACCCAGACCACCAGCATTGACATGTG GGCCATGGGCTGCATCCTGGCCGAGCTGCTGGCCCACAAGCCTCTTCTCCCTGGCACTTCTGAGATCCACCAGATCGACCTGATCGTACAGCTGCTGGGGACACCCAGTGAGAATATCTGGCCG GGCTTCTCCAAGCTGCCACTGGTGGGCCAGTACAGTCTCAGGAAGCAGCCGTATAACAACCTCAAGCACAAGTTCCCATGGCTCTCAGAGGCCGGCCTGCGCCTGCTGAATTTCCTCTTCATGTATGACCCTAAGAAAAG GGCAACAGCCGGGGACTGCCTGGAGAGCTCCTACTTCAAAGAGAAGCCCCTAC CGTGCGAGCCAGAGCTCATGCCCACATTCCCCCACCACCGCAACAAGCGGGCCGCCCCCACTACATCCGAGGGCCAGAGCAAGCGCAGCAAGCCCTGA